The Diachasmimorpha longicaudata isolate KC_UGA_2023 chromosome 2, iyDiaLong2, whole genome shotgun sequence genome segment CAGCAAGTTGAGACTCTACAGATCTTGGAAGGTCGGCCTCACGCTTCCTCAAGTCCTCTCTCTCCAACAGGTCCCtttcaatttccatttttctttttttcgtaAGTTTTTTCTTCGCCTCCTGAAGCCTTCGACTTCTCTTCTCAACCTTTCGTCTGAGCCACGTCCCATTAGCGAGATCAACGAGACTGATGACGTTTTCAGGCAGAGAGTCcaacaattttgttttctcGTCATTTCTTCGCACTACCTCTTGCTCATACGCACGAACCAGTGAAATCGGCGGGTACTGGAGTTCTCCGTCGTTCCCTAAGAAATCTTTTATCAGAGGTTTAACCTTACGACGTCTTTTTAACGTCTGGAGTCGAAATTTCAAAGCAGAAGGTGTGTAGAAACTGGCGATACTCTCGGAGGGTTTCACGTACTTGAAAAAGTGCTTGAAGGGTACAGTCTTTGTCCAGGAACGGTCTTGGATAAGTGGTTGAAGTTGCTGGTACTTCAGGGCCTCTGGAAAGTGGGGGGTTGGCTCAGGGTCGACTACTGGTATCCAGGGAATTGATGGCTTACACTTTCTCCCCTTCGACGACATATCGCAGACTTCATGTCGCTAAGGGAAATATCGAATTCAATTGCAACTTCACGGTAATTCTATTTCTTGGCATAGTTCCGGGACTTCGTTTGTCTCCACATGTTCCTCACATTTTCTGAAAGACATTACTGATATTGTTGATTATGGATACGCAAGAGATACTTTGTGTCCTTAGCAACGGAGGAGTCCTAGAGTCGCCAGTACCTTTGAATGAagtgtttaaattaaaaaatatgtacacaaaaaaatttcactggtttttttatttaaattttcatgtgaatatgcaggaatttcattaaataaaatatttttgatggaataatgaaaatttgaaagatACTTACGATCTCGTACTttaattatcttcaattttaatttttttccttaacCCTAGTGATGAACTCTGGTTAGTCTTTTCGATAATACAAATACTTTGGCATATGTAATTGGAAGACTTGTGATACAAATATTGCACAAAGTGACTAATTGATCTGTAGCTGATAaacaatttataataattatcatgCTTAATTTAAAAACTCGTTATCAAATGTCACGTAATTTCTCGAACAATTCGGCGAGGATACGTCGACATTTGTGGATTCACGTATCTCATTTGAGAACTTTTGATTCACAGTAGCAGATTGTCGGCCCGACATAACACTGCGACGATTCTCGTTGGCTGTCCTCCTTTTTAACCACTCTGGGAACAAAAATCGTTACGAGATGAAATTCTCTCAGAAATATTgtagaatttaatttccattctcACCTTCATCagctactttagaaaattcattcagtAAAAACTCTTTATCTCTTGATTGTAACACCAACATTTCCCTGAGTATTTGCACCATCTCTCTACCAGCTAGAGCTTTAGCGCGTAAACAATAAACTGTCATactgaaatgaaaaagaataaGGATAATGTAATGGTAACCATTGCCTCACATACGACAAAAGTGTATTAAAAAAACTGGGTGACTTCTTTATCAGAATTGCAGTGAAATTTCTAGACTTACACCATAACAATTAAAATGGCAGCTCCTACTCCAGGTCTCGCAAAATTCGATACAAAAGTCCACAATCTGCTGTCTCTTCCTAAATTCAGCACTTCCTCGATGATGACATACCACGTGTAAGCATAATTTCTAAAAGGTCCACAACTGTTGCTCTCCACACTGGTGATGACGTATCCCAGGACAGTGAGGGCCCCGGTCATCCCCAAAAATGCCAGTGCCAAGAATAACGTGTGAGTCTGAGCAGCTCTCCAAGGAGTCGAGGGGGGTTCACAATGTCTCATAAGCCCAAATTTCTTTATATAAAATGTTAAAATCATCTTCACAACCATGAGTAACGACAGAGGTGGACTGAAGTAGAATGCAACCCAGAATAAAATCTGGTTGTAGATGAGGTTCAGGGTGTTCAAAGCAATGTCGAATTTCGGGGCTGAAATTGCACTCCAGCGTGTAGATAACTGACATCTAAGGAACTCCATGATGAAACTCCCGAGAGTGAAGACTAGAAAGTCGAAGATTATTAGGCGATAAATCTCTTGAGCAAGTTCAGTTTGCCAGCAGTAGTACATGCTTCGGGTCAGCCAATATGCGAGCAATGTTCCTATAATCACTACTGTCATTATGTAGGTTCTTATCATGTTGACGAAGAGAGATTTACGTTTCGAACTGTAACGTTCTAATTTCACCTGCAAATGATGAACACAATATTTATTTCGTATGTGATTGAGAAACTAGTCATGTATTATGCTCATTAACGTATTTTTGACTTTTTACAGTGTCTTCCTCCCCTCAGTTTCATCTAAGCCGTGAAGTTATTTCATTCTCTAAAAAAGATGATAGTAATAATGATTGTTGTTGCTAGTCCCCGAAATTATTGAATCAtactattaatttaattggaattaCCAATTGTGAAGTAACTgcaggaaaaatattcataatccCAGTAACCACTAATGGTACCATGAGCAGTGATGCAGAATTCATACTCTGAGGTTTATGGTTCAGCAAGAGATAGCCAAGAAGACAACTAGTGCCGCCCATGGCACCCAGTACCACTGCTGTCATTGAGAACTGAATGGACAATGCAGTCAGTCGTTTCAAgaagtttgaatttttcttggtGATCGACTCGGCCAAAAGCTCCTTCAATTCTCTGTAGATTGATTGGTGACAACGATTTGCTGCTTTTAGCGAAGCGATGCTGTAGTCCCATCCACAGAATATTTTCGTCGCGTATAAATTGTGAATTCCACCGGAAGTTTCGATATAGCATTTTCGATAAGAACTAGCAACTCTGAAAGTTTTGTTTCGATTGTTAGGGCATTTTTAATTTCTGCATTGAAGAATGTTTGAACATTGCATATCTATAAAAGTTCCTAATACTTGTTGGCGAATTCTATAGCAatgtaaaatagaaaatattctacagagaaagtcaaaaGAATTTTATGTTCTATGCTACTTATTCTATTGAGCAACCTCCTCGAAAATTTCCTCAACGCGACTTTCCTATTTTCTCTGATTGTTggacgaaaaataaaagaaatggacgaaaaataacTCAGAAATTAAATGAACAGACTGCTGATGGCTCATTACAATGGTAGAAAAATGTGCACTTACTTCATAGAAAGAAGAATAATCGTGAAAACGTAACAGAAAATCATTGTTAAAATATAAGCCGATGGTATGCTATAGTGAACTCCAGGTATTGCTTCAATTGTACGATTTGTATAAAAACCATagtaaaaaatagttttctcCATAAAACCCTAAAATAAAAGGCAACAAAAATCATACtaagtaatgaaaattatatgtGAAGAATAAATTGGTAAGTAAACAATGATACATAATAATGATAACGATAATTACATTTCCGATGAAAAAATCTCCGAAATTGAACGTCGAGTTTCCATACGTGGCAAACATAGATTGTGGAAGAACGATAAAAAACATGCTGGAAATAATAATGGTATTAACAATAGGGCTTGCAGACATCTGGaagcgttaaaaaaattttttttcataaaaagaaAAAGCGATTGTACCTAAGAATACAATTGATTACATTCAAGATGAGTAACCAACgaagaaatttgaaatatgTCGCAACTCCACTGCCAAAATGGCCTTCGATTGACTTGATTGGGCCGTACCACAACTCAATAGTTGATGAGAATTCCCTCATCGCAACAAAAGACTAGAAAATTAAGAAGGAAAGCGAGTAAAAACAATTCAGTCCTGGAATTCAAcgtttttcaatttgaatattGGGACCTccacgaaaattaattaaaatatggcAATTTCCCTGGATAATTGGATGCATCAGTAAGGATGGCACTACGTTTGATCGGTTTCATAagcaaaaattgttgaatttataGGTGTAATTGTCCTAAATTAT includes the following:
- the LOC135171369 gene encoding transmembrane channel-like protein 5, whose product is MEMVQEDVCIRSEASEGSSACSEGQMAQRFGLTARRASAQRYQSKHTRHLPSRAIAVLGKANNSTLKLVAPQVESPSPIGSRSQIEENAETIACHLELQEDLMQNDPVSEMRRLEALRDMPQCLTVKRSIRAKLTRSINLKGDRRVLSRWKRIKYTMSIFFMKSFVAMREFSSTIELWYGPIKSIEGHFGSGVATYFKFLRWLLILNVINCILSMFFIVLPQSMFATYGNSTFNFGDFFIGNGFMEKTIFYYGFYTNRTIEAIPGVHYSIPSAYILTMIFCYVFTIILLSMKVASSYRKCYIETSGGIHNLYATKIFCGWDYSIASLKAANRCHQSIYRELKELLAESITKKNSNFLKRLTALSIQFSMTAVVLGAMGGTSCLLGYLLLNHKPQSMNSASLLMVPLVVTGIMNIFPAVTSQLVKLERYSSKRKSLFVNMIRTYIMTVVIIGTLLAYWLTRSMYYCWQTELAQEIYRLIIFDFLVFTLGSFIMEFLRCQLSTRWSAISAPKFDIALNTLNLIYNQILFWVAFYFSPPLSLLMVVKMILTFYIKKFGLMRHCEPPSTPWRAAQTHTLFLALAFLGMTGALTVLGYVITSVESNSCGPFRNYAYTWYVIIEEVLNLGRDSRLWTFVSNFARPGVGAAILIVMVMTVYCLRAKALAGREMVQILREMLVLQSRDKEFLLNEFSKVADEEWLKRRTANENRRSVMSGRQSATVNQKFSNEIRESTNVDVSSPNCSRNYVTFDNEFLN